The window tgatattatttaatataaatctaaataacattttatattttatatacaatatatacctGGAATATATAGAAAGAATTAAGATTGAACGCTATGATAATATTCTTTTCCTGCGCTCGCTTGACCAATTCCTTGGCTACGTCCAAGCTATGCGTTACAAAGTACCcttcaatgtaaattatttttatgctatCTAATTGCAGATTGGCCTTTTTCAGATCGTCCAACGTAAATACACTAGCTGCGCCAAGATTAGCAATTAGGCTGCGGGACGAACCACACACAAGAGAAACGCACAATCCAGTAGGCAAGGTTGAATGTATGGCGTAtctaataaaacatgtattcataaatattaactcATCAATtagagaatttaaatttatcacatTCTGAAAGAACTCTTAATAATACTTATGTATATTGCAATGAAATTACCTCGCATCCACTCCTGCGAGTCGAACTAATTTTTCTAAGATCGAACCTCTTTGATCGGTCCCAAGGCCACCACAGAAAATACTAATTTGGGACTCATGGGTCTCATCGCAGAGCCACTGCAGAATTCTCAATGTATTCTGCGCAGATCCTCCGGGGTTTGTATATTGTTCTATTCTATAgcacatataaattttttaattcattttttatttttaataaaaggaaagattatattatacagGGTGCAAAtagataaatgttaaatattttagagatTTTTATCCAATCAAATATTAAGGTAATTCTATTATCAaagttctaaaataaattttttatataatattgtacgaaatatttattttttattaaaattgtcaatttttgtaaaaaaattaaaggtaGTCCTATCgtacaacaaaaataaagttttaatttttgatgcaATTAGTTAACAGTttctgatataaaaaaatttattgtgaaGAAGTGATCTCAAAAACAAAGTAACTGATATTGTAtcaaaatatgtcaaaataaaacatatattaatttcgtAATAACTCCACTATTATAtgcagaaaaattaaataaatcatgtaTAAAAacggatatttttatttaaaaaattcttatatataaatatatatatatatatatttttttacgtaacatACATCTCTAACATTGTcatatataaatctattatgtaaaacttcctggtcatattatattataagcaAGCACTAGTATAACTTCTTTTCagcattttgttaaaaataattagctaAATGAAAgcaaatgtataaatgtattctCAGCTAGCGTGGCAACAAactcaaagaaaaagaattaaaacattgaaaaaaataaaattttatacacaataCAAACATAAAACTAATGTGCTCTAACAAATGTATTCATTAACTCTGATGGCAGATCCGTGATCAGCTCCTGTAGTTTCTTCTCACACAGCTCTGTCTCACCATCTATTTTGAGATTGTACTTCTTCATCAGCTCATCGTTCTTCAGTATTACAAGGATATCCAGAAGGGGATTGCCAAAGGCTACGATCGCTGGAAAGTCCAGTCGAGCAATAGTTTTTCGCAGTGGAATTTTCTCTACCATTTTTCGTATCAGGAATCAAGCTTCAAACGTTAGCTTCCAACATAGACATATCgaaatatagaaagaaaattaatgacgCAATCCCCTAAAAATCAAAACGTACATGTCGATCGGTGACAAGCTACTTGCAAGGTAGGCAGAATTTTTTGAATCATCCTATTTTCTGAATTATTCGCTCGTAAAGGTAACGAGCCAAATCACACCGTAGAGCCGCGTAAAAGTTACGAAAGCGAAAAACGTCGCCACAGGCCACACGTAGACTAAATTATTATCGAATTGAACGGAGAATTATGTGAGATCAGCCGAGGCGTCAAAATCGCGAGCTACGAGAGAGGATAGAGCCGCGTCCGAAGTATCCTCTTCTGTTGCGCCGAAAAGAGTCGCGCAGCTAGAACGTCGTGCACATCGTTGTCCCTCATTCATCTCGGACGCCGCCTCGCGCGCCGTCCGTCCGTGAATTCGTCTCGTACGCGTAAGTCACATCTCTCGGCACATAACCTCAATCGCTCCCGCGAAGGCCGTGAAACCGCGAGCTGCGACGATCAATGAACACGCAGATACGAGAAAGGAATTTCCTTCAAGAAAACACGATCGCGATTTTCGGAGCACATGTTGGCACATACCGCAGTTTTGACCGTTCCACCAATAGGAAAGCTGGATTCAAGCAAATTCCAAGATGTCGTTTGGATCGAAAATCACGACACTGCTCGCCATCTGAAGTTCCGACAATCCATTTGTGGCCCACGAGGCCACACGAGGCTGGTCGGTGTGATTTTGAAGGATTTCCAGGTGCGTTGTCTTTACGTAAACGCGATATATTCCCGTCGGAATGGTTCGTAAGAAGATAGACAATCGGATACGAGTTTTAATAGAGAATGGCATCACCGTGGGACACAGGACGATGTTCGTCGTTGTCGGCGAAAAAGCAAGGGACCAagtaagtatgaaaaaaaatgtatggtGTATGGTGTATGGTGCAAATAATTTCtcacaaatttaattagattaaattagtaaaatagtaaaattaaattagattttgattttttatttgctttttaacaTAAGAATTTGGTTTATTGATGAAAGAATAAATGTATCATTGTTTACTTTTCACTCAtagtgaatttaattattataagaattttacaaacaattcaaaaattatgattttttaattatgtcattatagtaaataagtaattttttttaatgtatatatattatatatgttacaatattttttttaggtgGTATTGTTACATCACATGTTATCCAAGACTGTTGTCAAAGCAAGACCTTCTGTGTTGTGGTGTTACAAAAAGGATCTAGGTTTTAGTAGCCACAGAAAGAAACGAATGAAATCattgcaaaagaaaatcaaatCAGGCAAATTGGATGTTAATGAGGATGATCCATTTGAATTGTTTGTTATTTCGACTAATATTCGGTATTGTTACTATAGCGAGACGCACAAGATACTGGGTAATACATATGGCATGTGTGTATTACAGgtatgtataacatttttatctttttttgcaTACCcaagtatttttaatcttattacaatattttatttaacaattttaggATTTTGAGGCTATTACACCGAACTTATTGGCACGTACTATTGAGACTGTAGAAGGTGGTggaatcattatatttttgctgCAGTCTATGAACTCTTTGAAGCAATTGTATACAATGAACATGGATGTTCATCAGAGGTTTCGTACAGAAGCTCATAAAGTAACaacatatttcttaaattatttcaaacatacaataattatacttctcatttattaattttattaatttaggataTAGTATGTCGATTCAATGAGAGATTTATGCTGTCGCTGGCCTCGTGTACTAGATGTTTGGTTGTTGATGACCAGCTGAATGTGTTGCCTATTTCCTCTCACAATCTAAGGATAGAACCTGTGCCTAAATTAGCCATT of the Monomorium pharaonis isolate MP-MQ-018 chromosome 11, ASM1337386v2, whole genome shotgun sequence genome contains:
- the LOC105839628 gene encoding adenosine kinase; the protein is MVEKIPLRKTIARLDFPAIVAFGNPLLDILVILKNDELMKKYNLKIDGETELCEKKLQELITDLPSEIEQYTNPGGSAQNTLRILQWLCDETHESQISIFCGGLGTDQRGSILEKLVRLAGVDARYAIHSTLPTGLCVSLVCGSSRSLIANLGAASVFTLDDLKKANLQLDSIKIIYIEGYFVTHSLDVAKELVKRAQEKNIIIAFNLNSFYIFQDHQAAICEMVGHAKIVFGNAREMIALAQALNVKYDDVADIPFLLNSLKRITMDVSSANSKDWLADDGIFIMTRGGGAPAIIVWGRGQSVQVQPIVPKTPIVDTTGAGDALVAGFLVGVLAHWDPKSCLELGCKVASYMITRLGVTLPNSVPPDFLS